TTAGAGATAAATCGTGAAACAAAAGAATTATTAATCCAAAGGCAAGCATCTGTTCAATATATTGAGAAACCAGGGAGACATATCTGGGGATTTTGGCAGAAGGAAATTCCAAATGCTTTAATGTACTATTTTTCAAATCACATCCACCATTTGACTGAATAAATGAAATGCAATAAGAGAAAGATATAAACTGTTGTTGATTATAATCCACAAGGAGGTATTAATTTTATGCCAGTACAAAACCAACAAGTAAGGCAACAATTGCAGCAGCAGCTTCAACAGATTCAACAGTTGGCACAGCAGCTTCAACAATCAGAGCAGCAAAATCAACAGCAGGCGCAACAAATGCAAAATGCGAATCCCACTCAACAACAGGCCGCTATGTCCCAATTTGCTATCAAGGAAGGAACGGCTGTACAGCAATTGCAGCAGCTTCAGCAATTGGCCAATCAGGCCCTGCAGCAAGTAAATCATATTCAGTAACCTAACTTTTTATAGAACAAAACCAATTTAAAAAACCAGGGGTTATCCCTGGTTTAATCTTTATACACTTGGTCAATCATACCTCCGCCCAAGCATCTTTCCCCTTGGTAAAATACCACGGCCTGACCGGGGGTAACGGCTTTCTGCGGTTGTGCAAACATAACTTCACAGGTATCATCAGACTTGACGTGGACAAAAACCTCTTGATCCGGCTGACGATACCGAAACTTTGCCGTACACGTAAAGGAAGATTCAGGTTTTTTACCATCGATCCAATTTACATCTGTAGCAAAAAGCCCCTTTGAATATAATCTTGGATGATCGGCCCCTTGGGCCACGTACAAAATATTGCTCTTTAAGTCCTTGTCCACCACAAACCAGGGTTCACCTGTTCCTTTCCCTCCGATACCCATCCCACGCCGTTGACCTAATGTGTAATACATTAACCCTTCATGCTTCCCGACTACTTCACCAGATAATGTCCTGATTTCACCGGGTTGAGCCGGCAAATAATTGCTTAAGAACTCATTAAAATTTCGTTCACCGATGAAGCAAATCCCGGTGCTGTCCTTCTTTCTGGCTGTGGCAAGACCTGCCTCTGCAGCAATTTCCCGAACCCTTTGTTTCGGTAAATGTCCAATGGGAAACATGACTTTTGATAGCTGATATTGGTTTAATTGGTTCAAAAAATAGGTTTGATCTTTATTAGAATCTACACCTCTAAGGAGCTGATACTCACCATCCACTTCTCTTACCCGGGCATAATGCCCCGTAGCAATATAGTCCGCCTCAAGATCAAGGGCTTTCTCCAAGAACTCCCCAAATTTAATTTCCCGGTTACACATCACGTCCGGATTAGGGGTCCTCCCCCTCTTGTATTCATCCAGAAAATACTGAAACACCTTGTCCATATATTCCCTTTCAAAATTAACGGTATAATAAGGGATGCCGATCTGTCCGCAGACCTTCCGCACATCCTCAAAATCTTCTTCAGCGGTACAGTGTCCAAATTCATCGGTATCGTCCCAGTTTTTCATAAAGACACCGATCACCTGATAACCTTGTTGCTTAAGCAATAAAGCGGAAACCGAAGAATCCACACCACCTGACATCCCAACAACCACACGAATTTCTTCAGGTTTCTTTCTCATTATCCCTTCCGCCCTTCTGTTTGAATAAATTGTACGTGGATTTAGTATATACAATAAAAAAGAAAATGTAAAAACTTCGTTGATTATAACCCATGATTTTGATGAAAACTATGATGAAACCAAACTGATTTCTTTTCGTAAAACATGGTATCAATAAATTTTTAATGACTTTTAGGAGGTACATGTGCTTATTTAGGAACTAGCGATCATTCTTTTTGCATCAAAAATCGCAGGAGATATCAGCGTTAGGTTGGGGCAACCCTCTGTTTTGGGAAAACTGCTGATCGGAATTGTTTTGGGTCCTGCTGTTCTGGGTCTGGTAAAGGATACGGAAATTTTAAAGGAAATCAGTCAAATTGGGGTTATCCTTCTCATGTTTATTGCCGGGTTGGAAACAGATATTGAGGAGTTTAAAAAAACTGGTAAAGCTTCAGCTTTAGTGGGTGTAGCGGGTATCATTTTCCCCTTGACAATCGGTTTTGGCGCAGGTTATCTGCTTAAGTTGTCTACCCTGGAATCCCTTTTTTTAGGCTTGCTTCTTTCTGCAACCAGCGTCAGCATTTCCGTCCAAGCCCTTAAAGAGATGGGTAAATTGAAGTCACGGGAAGGAGCTACCATCCTGGGAGCAGCGGTGATTGATGATATCCTGGTGATTATCGCTCTGGCCTTTTTAATGAGTGTTGCGGGAGGGGACGTAAATATCGGAGTCGTTCTCATGAAGAAGATCCTTTTCTTTGCAGTGGCCATCCTGTTATCCTGGAAAGCTGTTCCCTGGTTTTTGAAAAGATTTGCCAATCTTCAGGTAACGGAATCCGTTATTTCTGCCGGATTAATGATCGCCTTTCTGTTTGCTTTTCTGGCTGAATATACCGGTGTAGCAGCGATCATAGGTGCCTATATCGCTGGAGTTGGAATTAGCCTTACCCATTACAAGCATGAAGTCTTTGAAAAAGTCGAAACAATCAGTTACTCAATTTTTGTACCAGTCTTCTTCACATCCATTGGTGTAACGGTGGAACTTATCGGAATTGGCGACAACCTTGGAATAATTATCATTTTTAGTTTACTTGCGATTATGACCAAATTGTTCGGTTCAGCCATTGGTGCCAAAATAGGCGGATTCTCTTGGCGAAGTTCCATGGGAATTGGAGCAGGCATGGTGTCCCGGGGGGAAGTGGCATTAATCATTGCAACAATAGGACTTGAGTCTGCTCTGCTCAGCAATGAATTATTTGCGGTGATGGTCGTGGTGGTTTTGGTTACTACGATTGCTACCCCTCCGATGATGAAGTGGATTTTTAAAGCATAGAACAAAAGGAGCCCGTTGCGGCTCCCCTTTGTTTTAACCTATTTTTTAACTGCATCGTTAGATAATACCTGATAAATCCTTTCTATGGCCCAATCCAGATCTTCCCTGGATATGACAAGAGGTGGCGCAAACCGGATCACCGTTTCATGGGTTTCCTTCGCCAGCAAGCCTTTTTCTTTTAATTTCTCACAATACGGACGAGCGGGCCCATGAAGCTCAACACCAATAAACAATCCTTTTCCCCGTACTTCTTTAATGACCGGATTATTGATCTTTCTTAATTTTTCTTGGAAATAATCTCCAAGTTCAAGGGAACGTTCCACCAATTTTTCCTCTTCGATGACCTCCAACGCAGCAACCGATACGGCACACGCCAGGGGATTCCCTCCAAAGGTGGACCCGTGGGAACCGGGATTAAACACTCCCAAAATATCCCGATTTGCTGCAACACAAGAGATAGGGAATACACCGCCGCCAAGGGCCTTCCCTAATATATACATATCTGGTATGACATTTTCCCAGTCACAGGCAAACATTTTCCCGGAACGTCCAAGCCCGGCTTGAATTTCATCAGCAATAAACAGCACTTGATTTTCTTTACATACCGCAAATGCTTCCTTTAAGAAGCCTGCCTTAGGAATTTTAATTCCCGCTTCTCCTTGAATCGGCTCAATCAGAAAAGCTGCAGTATTGGGTGTAATCGCTTTTTTCAGTGCTTCTATGTCCCCATATGGGACAAGCTTGATTCCAG
This genomic interval from Microaerobacter geothermalis contains the following:
- a CDS encoding ornithine--oxo-acid transaminase, with the protein product MTTSKIKTSETIIEQTEKYGANNYYPLPIVISKAEGVWVEDPEGNRYMDMLSAYSAVNQGHRHPKIIKALKEQADRVTLTSRAFHNDQLGNFYEKVCKITGKNMVLPMNTGAEAVETAVKAARRWAYDVKGVAENQAEIIACEGNFHGRTMLAVSLSSDPEYKRGFGPMLPGIKLVPYGDIEALKKAITPNTAAFLIEPIQGEAGIKIPKAGFLKEAFAVCKENQVLFIADEIQAGLGRSGKMFACDWENVIPDMYILGKALGGGVFPISCVAANRDILGVFNPGSHGSTFGGNPLACAVSVAALEVIEEEKLVERSLELGDYFQEKLRKINNPVIKEVRGKGLFIGVELHGPARPYCEKLKEKGLLAKETHETVIRFAPPLVISREDLDWAIERIYQVLSNDAVKK
- a CDS encoding cation:proton antiporter → MILFASKIAGDISVRLGQPSVLGKLLIGIVLGPAVLGLVKDTEILKEISQIGVILLMFIAGLETDIEEFKKTGKASALVGVAGIIFPLTIGFGAGYLLKLSTLESLFLGLLLSATSVSISVQALKEMGKLKSREGATILGAAVIDDILVIIALAFLMSVAGGDVNIGVVLMKKILFFAVAILLSWKAVPWFLKRFANLQVTESVISAGLMIAFLFAFLAEYTGVAAIIGAYIAGVGISLTHYKHEVFEKVETISYSIFVPVFFTSIGVTVELIGIGDNLGIIIIFSLLAIMTKLFGSAIGAKIGGFSWRSSMGIGAGMVSRGEVALIIATIGLESALLSNELFAVMVVVVLVTTIATPPMMKWIFKA
- the mnmA gene encoding tRNA 2-thiouridine(34) synthase MnmA, which produces MRKKPEEIRVVVGMSGGVDSSVSALLLKQQGYQVIGVFMKNWDDTDEFGHCTAEEDFEDVRKVCGQIGIPYYTVNFEREYMDKVFQYFLDEYKRGRTPNPDVMCNREIKFGEFLEKALDLEADYIATGHYARVREVDGEYQLLRGVDSNKDQTYFLNQLNQYQLSKVMFPIGHLPKQRVREIAAEAGLATARKKDSTGICFIGERNFNEFLSNYLPAQPGEIRTLSGEVVGKHEGLMYYTLGQRRGMGIGGKGTGEPWFVVDKDLKSNILYVAQGADHPRLYSKGLFATDVNWIDGKKPESSFTCTAKFRYRQPDQEVFVHVKSDDTCEVMFAQPQKAVTPGQAVVFYQGERCLGGGMIDQVYKD